The window GTTAGGAAAATATAGTATAAGAGCTCCTTTTTCTGGAGTAATTGATGATGTAATTAAAGAACAAGGAACTGTTGTTGCTCCGGGACCAGGATCAGAAATTTTTAGAATCGTAAACCTTTCTAAAATGTATATTGAAACAGATGTCCCAGAAAGTTATATTACTTCAATAAAAAAAGGTAAAAGTGTTGAAGTAGAATTTCCAGTTTTAGGAAAGACAATCAAATCTAATGTGCGTCAAGCAGGTAATTTTATCAATCCTTCAAACAGAACATTTAAGGTAGAAATTCCTGTAGATAATAAAGATAGAACTATAAAACCAAATTTAACGGCTAAATTAAAGATTAACGATTATTCTAATAAAGAAGCATTGTTAATTCCGCAAAGTATTATTTCTGAAAATGCTAAAGGAGAACAATACGTATATATTGTTACAGATTTAAAAGATAAAATAGGTACGGCTAAACAAGTAATTATTTTAACTGGAAAAACACAAGGAGATGTTGTTGAGGTTTTAGAAGGAGTTAAAACTGGCGATCAAATTATTATGGAAGGTGCACGTAGTGTTCAAAATGGTCAAGAAGTACAAATTATAAACTAATCCACTAATAAATTAGAAGTATGTCAAAAATGAACAAAAAAGTGGATAAAGAATTTGGCTTATCCTCTTGGGCAATTAACAACAAAACTACAATGTATGTGGTTATGGCTGTTATATTTTATCTTGGTGTTTCTGCATTTTTTGAAATGCCTCGTGAAAGCTTTCCGGAAATAAAAGAAACTAAAATTTATATAAGTACGCCTTTCTTTGGAAATACTGCTGAAGATATTGAGAAGCTAATTACAGATCCGTTAGAAGAAAAACTAAAAACGGTAAGTAATGTTGTAGAAATTACGTCTACTTCTCAGGAAGATTACTCAATGGTTATTGTTGAGTTTGATGAAAATATTGAAGTAAAAGATGCAAAACAGAAGGTTAAAGACGAAATAGATTCTGAAACTTCAAGTGAAGATTGGCCAACTTTTAATGGAGCAAAAGTAGAACCAAATGTATTTGCTTTAAGTATGTCTGAAGAAATGCCAATTCTAAATATTAATATTTCTGGTGATTATACCGTAGGAAAATTAAAAGAATTTGGTGAGTATCTTCAAGATGAAATAGAAGGATTGCAAGAAATTAAGCAAGTAGATATTCGTGGAGTTCAGGATAAAGAAGTTGAAGTTGCTGTTGATATTTACAAAATGCAAGCGGCTAAAGTAAGCTTTGGCGATATTATAAACACAATAAACGGCGGGAATTCAACAATGTCTGCGGGTAATTTAATTACAAGTGGTCAGCGTAGAACTATTAGAATACTTGGTGAAATTGAAAAACCTTCAGATTTAGAAAACTTTGTTGTAAAATCTGAAAAGGGAAATTCTATTTACTTAAAAGATGTTGCAGAAGTAAAGTTTAAAGAAAAAGACATTACAACTTACGCTAGAAAATCAGGTGAACAGGTTGTTATGTTAGACGTTAAAAAACGTGCAGGTTCTAATATGGTTGCTGCTGCAGAGCAAATTAGAATTATGGTTGAGGACGCTAAAGCAAATGTATTTCCGCCAGACTTAGAGGTTAGTATTACAAACGATCAATCTTCTGTAACCATTGCAGCTGTTGACGATTTGGTAAACAATATCCTTTTTGGAGTTATTTTAGTAGTAGTAGTTTTAATGTTCTTTTTAGGATTTAAAAACGCAATTTTTGTTGGTTTTGCAATTCCAATGTCAATGTTTATGTCTTTAATGATATTAAACATGTTGGGTTATACATTAAATACTATGATTCTCTTCGGGTTAATTATGGGACTGGGAATGTTGGTAGATAACGGAATTGTGGTTGTAGAAAACGTATATCGTTTAATGGATGAAGAAGGAATGAGCAGAATTAAAGCTGCTAAAAAAGGAATTGGTGAAATTGCATTTCCTATTATTATTTCAACAGCAACAACAGTTGCCGCATTTATTCCTTTAGGTTTATGGCCAGGCGTTATGGGAGAATTTATGAAACTTTTGCCAATAACATTAGGTATTGTGTTAAGTTCTTCTTTAGTAGTTGCCATATTTTTCAATTCGGTTTTAGTCTCTGATTATATGAGTACTGAAGATGAAGATATGCCAATAAAGAGAATAATTATTATGACAGTAATTATGACAATTATTGGAGTTCTAATTTATCTTATTGGAGGAACTTATAGAGGTTTAGGAATGTTAATGATTTTCACTGCAATAATGCTTTGGGTGTATCGATTGTTTTTACGAAAACTGGCAAACGCGTTTCAAAACAAAGTGTTACCGCGTTTAGAAAACTGGTATGAACGCCAATTGAGAAGAGCGTTATCTAAGTCTAGACCTTATTGGTTAATTGGAGGAACATTTGCTTTATTAATTATTTCATTTATAGCTTTTGGAGCTTCAGTTGCAAGTCAGCGAACAAAGATTGAGTTTTTTCCAGATAATAAACCAAATCAAATTATTGTGTATATCGAATATCCACAAGGAACCGATATTGAAAAAACGAATGTAATTACTAAAGAAATTGAAAAGAAAGTATATACAGTTTTAAATGATTCTCAATATACAGATGGAGATTATAATTTCTTAGTAGAAAGCGCCGTTTCTCAAGTTGGTGAAGGAGCAGGAAACCCGACAGCAGATGCTGGTGGAGGTGGAGAATTACCACATAAAGGGAAAATTACCGCTTCAATGCGAGAGTATAAATACCGTAGAGGAGAAGATAGTGAGTTGCTTCGTCAAAAAGTACAGGCTGCTTTGGTAGGAATTTATCCAGGAGTTTTAATTTCGGTTGAAAAAGATGCAAATGGACCTCCAGCAGGAGCGCCAATCAATATTGAAATTGAAGGAGATGATTATGTAGAGTTGATTTCTACAGCAGAAAGAATGCGAGATTTTATCAACTCTAAAAGTATTCCTGGAGTAGATGAGATTAAGATAGATGTAAATAAAGATAAACCTGGTATGCAGGTTGTTGTAGATAGAAAAAAAGCGGGAGAGTTAGGTGTAAATGCATCGCAAGTTGGTCAGCAAATACGTAATTCTATTTTTGGAGCAAAAGCAGGAATCTATAAAGAAGATGGCGAAGATTATGATATTTATGTTCGTTTTAATAAAGCAAATAGATATAATTCTAGTGCTATTTTCAATCAGAAAATAACATTTAGAGATAATACGGGACAAATAAAAGAAATTCCTATTTCTGCTGTTGCAGATCATAGAAATAACTCAGGATTTAGTGCAATTAAGCACAAGGATGTTAAGCGAGTTGTTACTGTGTATTCTCAATTATCACCTGGGTTTACAGATGCTGGAGCAATTGTAGCACAAGTTCAAAATGAGATGAATTCTTTTGAAAACTTGCCAGAAAACATCAAAATAGATTATACAGGTCAAATCGAAGAACAGAACAAGCAAATGGCTTTCTTAATGGGAGCTTTATTGACTGGTTTGGGGTTAATTTTCTTCATTTTAATCTTCCAATTTAATTCTATTTCAAAGCCAACAATAATCATGATTTCTATTCTTTTAAGTTTAATTGGTGTATTTGGCGGAATGGTAATTACAGGTTCTTCTTTTGTTATTATGATGACAATGATGGGTATTATTTCGCTTGCGGGAATTGTAGTAAACAATGGAGTGGTGCTCTTAGATTACGCCCAACTTTTAATAGATAGAAAGAAAAATGATTTAGGTTTAGATGAATCTGAATATTTAGAAACTAATGATTTATTTGAAGCAATAGTTAAAGCAGGTAAAGCACGTTTACGTCCAGTTTTATTAACGGCAATTACAACTATACTTGGTTTAATACCGTTGGCAATTGGTTTTAATATTAACTTCTTTACTTTATTTTCGGACCTTGATCCAAAAATATATATGGGAGGAGATAATGTTGTTTTCTGGGGGCCTTTAGCTTGGACAGTAATTTACGGTTTAATTATAGCAACCTTTTTAACGTTAATTGCAGTGCCAATTTTATTCTATCTAATTACTAGATTTAATATGTGGTTTAAGGGAAATACAACTTCTAATGAAGTAATTGACCAACATGTCTTTGAAGTTGAAAAACGTTTAGAGTAAGGATAAAAACAATTTTTTGTTAACTGAAAAAGAGTTGAAAGTGTAAAAACTATCAGCTCTTTTTTTATTTTTGTAATATGGGTAAAAAATCTTTTACTGTTGAAGAGATAAAAAGAAAAATAGAACATTATTGTGCCTACCAAGACCGCTGTCATAAAGAGGTAGAAGCCAAACTTAAAGAATATAGCGTTATTCCTGAAGCAAGAGAATTAATTCTTTTAAGTTTAATGAATGATAATTTTTTAAACGAAGAACGCTTTTCAAAGAGTTTTGCACGCGGAAAATTCAGAATAAAAAAATGGGGAAAACAACGTATTGTTAGAGAATTGAAATTTAAAGACATTTCGGCATATAATATTAAAACAGCTTTAAAAGAAATTGATGAGGTTGAGTATATTAATTCATTTAATGAACTAGCTGAAAAAAGACTCAAACAAATTACGGAAACAGATATTTATAAAAAGCGTAAAAAGCTAGCTGATTATTTATTGTATAGAGGTTGGGAAAGTAGTTTGGTTTATGCGAAAATAAATGAATTAATTACAAAAAAATAACCCTTTTGAATACTCAAAAGGATTATTTTTTACTTAATTTTCAATGTTTGTTAGGCTATTTTAAAATGATTTTCTTGGTAGCTGTTTTGCCATTCATATTCATGTTTAAAAGATAAATACCCTGTGCGTAGCCATCTAAATCTAATTGATAAGAATTGTTTGTAATATTCTTTTTAGTAAAAACTTGTTTACCAGTAATATCAAAAACTCTAATATTTAAAGCTTCACCTGTATTCCAGTTAATGTTAAAAACACTATCTGAAGGGTTTGGGTAAATAGCTATATTATTTAGTAAATTGAAATTATCTGTAGATAATACTCCGTTAATTACTAAGTTGTCAATTACTACTCCTTCTTCATTTGTGTTTTGATCCGAAGAGAATTTAAATCTAAAAACAATATTTGTTTCGTTTGTAAAAGCAGATAAATCATAGCTATAATCTTTTGCAGTTGCGTTTGATAGTCCGTCACTTGGGTTTACGTTCTCTCCTTCTCCAGTCCATTGGTTACCTGGTAATGGAGCTCCTTGCGATGTTGATGTTGCAGAATCATTATACCAGTTTGGGTCAGAAGAAGTACCTAAAACATTCCACTCTGCACCAAAATTTGTTGAGTATTCAACAAGAAGGTAGTCGAAACCTAGCTCTAAATCAAATCCCATCTTAAATGCTAATTCTGGGTTGCTAACTTCACTCAGATCATAGCAATTAGTATAAAGGTAAGCAGTTGTTTGGTCAGGATAATTAGTGTTTAAACTTGTTGAGTATGCTCTTTGTCCTTCTGGACTTGATAATAATAACTTATTAACTCTACCTATATCCCAAACTGGAGCATTAGATGTTTCAGTTAAAAGTTCATCTGAATTAGATTCAAAAGTATTAACTGTTATAGGACTAGAATTATTTTCATTTATTGAAAATACAGTATTGGCAATATTATTACTATAAGTATCGTCAGCTATAACAACCTCAATATTTAAAGTATGTGAGCCAATAGTAAGGCTGCCTAATTCTGGTAATAAAATATCTTCAATCTCTTCTGAAGTTAAAGACCCTGACCATGAAAAAGTATTGATTGCTCCTTCATCTATTTTATAGTTAATTGTAATTGAGTTTATAGTGTTAACTCCCTGGTTTTTTATTTTAATTTCAGGAATTATACTTTCCTCACAGCTAATACCATTTATAGGGTTGTTAATGGAAACTAATCGTACATCATTATTTGGTAATTGTCTTGGCATGTCTGAGATAAATATTCCTCTTCCATATGTAGCGGCAATTAATTTTGAGTCTTCTTCGTTAATTGCTAAATCTATAATTTGAGTGTTAGGTAAGCCTGTGTCAAAAGTTTCCCAAACAGCTAAGTCATCATTTATAAAATAAACACCTAAAGCTGTACCTACATAAATAGTATTATTTCCACTTCTTTCATGGTGCTTTACTATTAGTTTAGATTCTGAAGGTAAATTTCCGGTAATGTTAGTGAACGTTGGTGTGTCGTCTAAGATGTTTTCACTCTTAAAAACTCCAAGCTGTGTTGTAAACCAAGCTGTATTAGAGTTATTGTTGCTAATTTCAATTGAAGTTATGTTTCCTCCAATTGTAAACTCTTTAAAATTAATACCCTTATCTTTACTTCTATATAGAGCAGCTCCATTAGAAACGTATATGTTGCTAGTGTTTATTGGATCTATTTCTATTACATCTAGGTTTCCTCCAAAAGATTGGTTAGAAATTTGTGTCCAACTGAAGCCAGATAATACAAAAAGTTGATCGTAACCTGCATATATATCTCCATTTTTATTTGAAGCTAATGGTGTTACCCATTCTCCTTGACGATTATCTGGTGAAAGTAAAGCGGCTGACCTACTTTCACCGCCATTTTCAGTAATATGTAATTGTCTTCCGTTTTGAATAAACCCATAGTATTTTTTTTCATTGTTAGGGTCAACAATTCCTTCCATACCATCTGCTCCATGGTAGTTTCTCCATTCACCATTTTTGTATCCAAATCCACCATTGTCTTGTAGACCTCCAGCTAAAGCTTGATAATTTTGTGGGGATACAGAGATTTTGTAAAATTGACTGATTGCCAGGTTTTTAGTTAAATCGGTAAAACTACTACCTTCATCTGTAGAAACATAGATTCCTCCATCTGTTCCTGCAAAAAAATTACCATCAATAAAGCGCATAAAATGAATATCAGCATGTGTATAAGAGTTTTGATTTGGGTTGTCCCAAGAGTTAATTTTAGTAAAACTATTTCCTCCGTTATTAGATTTCCAAACATCTAAAACACCAACATATAAAATATCGGCATCGTTAGATGAAACAGTAAATGCTAAATCATACCAAGCTTGAGAGCCACCAAAAATATCACTAGTTTCATTGGTTTTAGTAAATGTTTCTCCACTATTTGTAGATTTATAAATACCATTAAATCCATTTGAGTTCGGTCCACTATTACTTAGGTAACTTAGAAGATAAACATAATTGTTATTGGCTACAGTAACGTCCATTATAAGTTTTGTAGAATTGGCAAGACCCGTAACGATTTTTTGTGTAAATGTACTTCCTGCATCTGTAGATTTATAAAAACTATTACGAGAAGAAGCATACCAAATATTAGGATTGCCAGGTTTCATTTTTAAATCTAATCCAGCATTTGTACCTTGTGGTGTATTCCCTACGTTTAAACTTAAAGAAGTTGTCCAATTTGTTCCCCCATTTATTGTTTTATGAATTCCGGTAGAAGTAGCAACTAAAATAGTTTCTGGACTATTTGGAATGATATAAATTTCATTCATAGAGTTTGGGTTTCCAGGAATGTTACCAGTATTATTCCAAGAAGTACCACCATCAATGGATTTCCATACTCCTACTGCATATGTATCAGCTGCATCATCATCTCCTGTAGCTATGTATATAATATTTGAGTTAGTTGGGTGAATTGCAATTCCTGACACTCCAATTTGAGGTAGCTCATCTGTTAAAGGTGTCCAATCTAGACCAGAATTTGTAGATCTCCAAAGTCCACCAGCTGGTGTACCAACATAATATGTATTTGAATTACTTGGATCAACAGCTATTGCATTAACACGCCCTTGTCCAGTTTGTTTTGCGTTTGTTGCATTATGAGTGTTAGAATTTGTAAACGGACCTAATGGTGTCCAATTGCTAATATCAGTTCTAGATTGTGTTCTACTATTTAATTCTTTTTTCTGTTTCCAGGCTTTCAATAAGTCTTCTTTAGACCTTATTGTTCCGTCTGTATTTAAGTTTCTAGACCAATTGTATTGCCATCTTTTAAAAGGCTTATATCCACTACCTTTTTTGTTGATGTCTATTGTACTAAAATAAGTTTCTGCTGCAGCTGATATTTCTTCTAATGTAGGTTTTCCTGCTCTACTAGCATCAACATTATTGGACCAAGGTGCATTTTCCAGCATTTGTCCAAAAGAAAATACTGAAGTTAAAAAAAGAGTAAGAGTAATTATTTTTTTCATATCTATGGAGTTATTTTTTAATGGAATCTTTGAATTTAGTCGTCAAAAATAGTGAATCTTTCACTTTATTTATGTTAATAACCTGATTTATATTATCATTAGGTACTGTTACTGAAAGAACATAGTGTTTTAATTTCCAGTTATTTCCTTTTTTTTCAAGTACTCCTGAGCCTCTACTGACTCCCATCCATGTATTTAATAGTTCATCAAACCAAGCAAAATCTTTATTTTCATTTACATAAATATTTCTTTCTAAAGTTTGAAAACTCCAAGCTTTTCCTTTGTCAAAATAAGGTTTACTAAATTTTGAAAATTCTGATTTACTCCAATTTTCACTAGCATCAGTACCAATAAAAACAGAAATATTATCCATTATATTAAAGTAATTTTCAAAATTAGCTTCAGATGCAGCTTTATGCCAGTTGTTTACTGTATTGTTTATTTGTTGTTTTGTTAATTTTGTGTATTCAGAATTATCTGTAGTTTGTTCTTTTTTACAAGCGGACATTAAGCTTAGAAAAAGTATTGTTAAAAACATTTTTTTCATTAGTTGTCTTTTTTAGTAGGAATTTTTTTAAATTTACTTCTAGCGTTTTGACTGCCCAAAGTTAATT of the Tenacibaculum todarodis genome contains:
- a CDS encoding regulatory protein RecX; this translates as MGKKSFTVEEIKRKIEHYCAYQDRCHKEVEAKLKEYSVIPEARELILLSLMNDNFLNEERFSKSFARGKFRIKKWGKQRIVRELKFKDISAYNIKTALKEIDEVEYINSFNELAEKRLKQITETDIYKKRKKLADYLLYRGWESSLVYAKINELITKK
- a CDS encoding nuclear transport factor 2 family protein → MKKMFLTILFLSLMSACKKEQTTDNSEYTKLTKQQINNTVNNWHKAASEANFENYFNIMDNISVFIGTDASENWSKSEFSKFSKPYFDKGKAWSFQTLERNIYVNENKDFAWFDELLNTWMGVSRGSGVLEKKGNNWKLKHYVLSVTVPNDNINQVININKVKDSLFLTTKFKDSIKK
- a CDS encoding T9SS type A sorting domain-containing protein, coding for MKKIITLTLFLTSVFSFGQMLENAPWSNNVDASRAGKPTLEEISAAAETYFSTIDINKKGSGYKPFKRWQYNWSRNLNTDGTIRSKEDLLKAWKQKKELNSRTQSRTDISNWTPLGPFTNSNTHNATNAKQTGQGRVNAIAVDPSNSNTYYVGTPAGGLWRSTNSGLDWTPLTDELPQIGVSGIAIHPTNSNIIYIATGDDDAADTYAVGVWKSIDGGTSWNNTGNIPGNPNSMNEIYIIPNSPETILVATSTGIHKTINGGTNWTTSLSLNVGNTPQGTNAGLDLKMKPGNPNIWYASSRNSFYKSTDAGSTFTQKIVTGLANSTKLIMDVTVANNNYVYLLSYLSNSGPNSNGFNGIYKSTNSGETFTKTNETSDIFGGSQAWYDLAFTVSSNDADILYVGVLDVWKSNNGGNSFTKINSWDNPNQNSYTHADIHFMRFIDGNFFAGTDGGIYVSTDEGSSFTDLTKNLAISQFYKISVSPQNYQALAGGLQDNGGFGYKNGEWRNYHGADGMEGIVDPNNEKKYYGFIQNGRQLHITENGGESRSAALLSPDNRQGEWVTPLASNKNGDIYAGYDQLFVLSGFSWTQISNQSFGGNLDVIEIDPINTSNIYVSNGAALYRSKDKGINFKEFTIGGNITSIEISNNNSNTAWFTTQLGVFKSENILDDTPTFTNITGNLPSESKLIVKHHERSGNNTIYVGTALGVYFINDDLAVWETFDTGLPNTQIIDLAINEEDSKLIAATYGRGIFISDMPRQLPNNDVRLVSINNPINGISCEESIIPEIKIKNQGVNTINSITINYKIDEGAINTFSWSGSLTSEEIEDILLPELGSLTIGSHTLNIEVVIADDTYSNNIANTVFSINENNSSPITVNTFESNSDELLTETSNAPVWDIGRVNKLLLSSPEGQRAYSTSLNTNYPDQTTAYLYTNCYDLSEVSNPELAFKMGFDLELGFDYLLVEYSTNFGAEWNVLGTSSDPNWYNDSATSTSQGAPLPGNQWTGEGENVNPSDGLSNATAKDYSYDLSAFTNETNIVFRFKFSSDQNTNEEGVVIDNLVINGVLSTDNFNLLNNIAIYPNPSDSVFNINWNTGEALNIRVFDITGKQVFTKKNITNNSYQLDLDGYAQGIYLLNMNMNGKTATKKIILK
- a CDS encoding efflux RND transporter periplasmic adaptor subunit → MKKIISLTILSILLISCGEKKEQSLEAVLASKDLTTIRAKKTKLDTQQQELAAQIKQLNDEISKLDTNKKVPLISTFTANQEEFTHFLELQGNVQTKQNVLIYPEMAGQLQRINVKEGQRVYKGQILGSIDNGGMSNQLAQAQAAEAFAKTSFERQKRLWDQKIGSEIQYLQAKTNYESQQNAVKNLHKTLGKYSIRAPFSGVIDDVIKEQGTVVAPGPGSEIFRIVNLSKMYIETDVPESYITSIKKGKSVEVEFPVLGKTIKSNVRQAGNFINPSNRTFKVEIPVDNKDRTIKPNLTAKLKINDYSNKEALLIPQSIISENAKGEQYVYIVTDLKDKIGTAKQVIILTGKTQGDVVEVLEGVKTGDQIIMEGARSVQNGQEVQIIN
- a CDS encoding efflux RND transporter permease subunit; this translates as MSKMNKKVDKEFGLSSWAINNKTTMYVVMAVIFYLGVSAFFEMPRESFPEIKETKIYISTPFFGNTAEDIEKLITDPLEEKLKTVSNVVEITSTSQEDYSMVIVEFDENIEVKDAKQKVKDEIDSETSSEDWPTFNGAKVEPNVFALSMSEEMPILNINISGDYTVGKLKEFGEYLQDEIEGLQEIKQVDIRGVQDKEVEVAVDIYKMQAAKVSFGDIINTINGGNSTMSAGNLITSGQRRTIRILGEIEKPSDLENFVVKSEKGNSIYLKDVAEVKFKEKDITTYARKSGEQVVMLDVKKRAGSNMVAAAEQIRIMVEDAKANVFPPDLEVSITNDQSSVTIAAVDDLVNNILFGVILVVVVLMFFLGFKNAIFVGFAIPMSMFMSLMILNMLGYTLNTMILFGLIMGLGMLVDNGIVVVENVYRLMDEEGMSRIKAAKKGIGEIAFPIIISTATTVAAFIPLGLWPGVMGEFMKLLPITLGIVLSSSLVVAIFFNSVLVSDYMSTEDEDMPIKRIIIMTVIMTIIGVLIYLIGGTYRGLGMLMIFTAIMLWVYRLFLRKLANAFQNKVLPRLENWYERQLRRALSKSRPYWLIGGTFALLIISFIAFGASVASQRTKIEFFPDNKPNQIIVYIEYPQGTDIEKTNVITKEIEKKVYTVLNDSQYTDGDYNFLVESAVSQVGEGAGNPTADAGGGGELPHKGKITASMREYKYRRGEDSELLRQKVQAALVGIYPGVLISVEKDANGPPAGAPINIEIEGDDYVELISTAERMRDFINSKSIPGVDEIKIDVNKDKPGMQVVVDRKKAGELGVNASQVGQQIRNSIFGAKAGIYKEDGEDYDIYVRFNKANRYNSSAIFNQKITFRDNTGQIKEIPISAVADHRNNSGFSAIKHKDVKRVVTVYSQLSPGFTDAGAIVAQVQNEMNSFENLPENIKIDYTGQIEEQNKQMAFLMGALLTGLGLIFFILIFQFNSISKPTIIMISILLSLIGVFGGMVITGSSFVIMMTMMGIISLAGIVVNNGVVLLDYAQLLIDRKKNDLGLDESEYLETNDLFEAIVKAGKARLRPVLLTAITTILGLIPLAIGFNINFFTLFSDLDPKIYMGGDNVVFWGPLAWTVIYGLIIATFLTLIAVPILFYLITRFNMWFKGNTTSNEVIDQHVFEVEKRLE